A stretch of Mucilaginibacter terrae DNA encodes these proteins:
- a CDS encoding NUDIX domain-containing protein: MPKQSAGLLLYRLNKNELQVFLVHPGGPYYVRKDDGVWSIPKGEYAEDEEPLTAAKREFEEETGLPVNGSIFVPLKPIKQKGGKMVHAWAVEGNADHEKIVSNTFKMEYPYKSGKWIDVPEIDRANWFTVEEARIKINPAQIALIEELRDLLEAQNN, encoded by the coding sequence ATGCCCAAGCAAAGCGCCGGACTATTACTCTACCGCCTAAACAAAAATGAATTACAGGTATTCCTGGTGCATCCGGGCGGACCATATTATGTACGTAAAGATGATGGTGTGTGGAGCATCCCCAAAGGAGAATACGCGGAAGATGAAGAACCGCTAACCGCCGCCAAACGCGAGTTTGAAGAAGAAACCGGCCTGCCTGTAAACGGAAGTATTTTTGTTCCGCTAAAACCCATTAAGCAAAAAGGCGGTAAAATGGTACATGCCTGGGCCGTTGAGGGCAATGCTGACCATGAGAAAATTGTGAGCAACACTTTTAAAATGGAATATCCTTACAAATCGGGCAAATGGATAGATGTGCCTGAAATAGACCGGGCCAACTGGTTTACCGTTGAAGAAGCGCGTATTAAAATTAACCCCGCACAAATTGCCCTGATTGAAGAATTGCGCGATTTACTTGAAGCTCAAAACAATTAA
- a CDS encoding glutamate--tRNA ligase family protein, producing the protein MISSNIYPQLNKTRLAPTPSGYLHLGNVLSFIITATLAQKCGAGILLRIDDMDRERVRDEYLQDIFDTLNFLEIPYTEGPKDVQDFKDSWSQLHRMDAYNAALEQLKEQGDVFACRCSRAQLQQYADAGYPGTCLPLHISLNNKNISWRLNTAKDQLTSINIFPGYIQQEVLPPDMQNFVIRKKDGYPAYQLSSLCDDIHYGVDLIVRGQDLWASTIAQQYLAGRLGAEGFNKAVFYHHPLIKDSSGGKLSKSMGSTSIKFMREQGYKPSAVFSQIAAHIGLKGNFNNWQQLGDACFEIYSTT; encoded by the coding sequence ATGATAAGCAGTAACATATACCCGCAGTTGAACAAAACCCGCCTGGCACCCACGCCCAGCGGATATTTGCATTTGGGTAATGTGCTGTCATTTATTATTACGGCAACTCTCGCACAAAAATGCGGTGCCGGCATATTGTTGCGTATAGATGATATGGATCGCGAGCGGGTGCGCGACGAATACTTGCAGGATATTTTCGATACGCTTAACTTCCTGGAAATACCCTATACCGAAGGCCCCAAAGATGTACAGGATTTTAAAGATAGTTGGTCGCAACTGCACCGGATGGATGCATATAATGCCGCATTGGAGCAACTGAAGGAGCAAGGCGATGTTTTTGCCTGCCGGTGTTCGCGCGCGCAGTTACAACAGTATGCTGATGCCGGTTACCCTGGCACCTGTCTTCCGTTACATATAAGCCTGAACAATAAAAACATTAGCTGGCGATTGAATACGGCTAAAGATCAACTCACTTCAATTAATATTTTCCCTGGTTATATACAGCAAGAGGTTTTACCACCCGACATGCAAAACTTTGTGATACGTAAAAAGGATGGGTATCCCGCTTACCAATTAAGCAGTTTGTGTGATGATATACATTATGGAGTGGATTTAATAGTACGTGGACAGGATCTATGGGCATCAACCATTGCACAGCAGTACCTGGCAGGCAGGTTAGGGGCAGAGGGATTTAACAAAGCGGTCTTCTATCATCATCCTTTAATTAAAGATAGCAGCGGAGGAAAGCTGTCAAAATCAATGGGCTCCACATCGATTAAATTTATGCGGGAGCAGGGTTACAAACCTTCTGCCGTATTTAGCCAAATTGCTGCTCATATAGGCTTAAAAGGCAATTTTAATAACTGGCAGCAATTGGGAGATGCCTGTTTTGAAATTTATTCCACCACCTGA
- a CDS encoding RNA polymerase sigma factor, producing MGETELNSLIKLCLKEDRKGQKMLYKAFYGFAMGISLRYAGNRYEAAEIMNQAFLKVFTNLHKFDHAKPFKAWLGRITMNTAIDYYRSNLKMAYMDDLEKAEHITDNELPDKRINYQELLAMIQQLPQAYRTVFNLYAIEGYTHEEIGEMLGINEGTSKSNLFKAREKLKKMILKAAEIPENGTSGTSQSQIVAISTGNLHLSFLNSGIRR from the coding sequence ATGGGCGAAACGGAGTTAAACTCACTGATTAAGCTTTGTCTGAAAGAGGACAGGAAAGGTCAGAAAATGCTTTACAAGGCATTTTATGGTTTTGCCATGGGTATTAGTTTGCGTTATGCGGGCAACCGGTATGAGGCGGCCGAGATAATGAACCAGGCATTCCTGAAGGTATTTACCAACCTGCATAAGTTTGATCATGCCAAACCTTTTAAAGCCTGGCTGGGACGCATTACCATGAATACGGCTATTGATTACTATCGCAGTAATTTAAAAATGGCCTACATGGATGATTTAGAAAAGGCCGAGCATATAACCGATAACGAACTGCCCGACAAGCGCATAAATTACCAGGAACTGTTGGCCATGATTCAGCAATTGCCACAGGCCTACCGAACGGTGTTTAACCTTTATGCTATTGAAGGTTATACGCACGAGGAAATTGGCGAAATGCTGGGGATTAACGAGGGGACATCAAAATCAAATTTATTTAAGGCACGCGAGAAATTAAAGAAAATGATACTTAAAGCAGCAGAGATACCCGAAAACGGCACGAGTGGTACAAGCCAATCTCAAATAGTTGCTATAAGTACCGGTAACCTGCATTTAAGTTTCCTGAATAGCGGTATAAGAAGATGA
- a CDS encoding YceI family protein has translation MKYIAIILIAWLGTNHAIQGTFVSKNAKVSIYSKAPLEDIEATSQKGTSVFNATTGELAFSVPIRSLVFEKSMMQEHFNENYMESDKFPNATFKGKIQQLPDLSKDGTYPVNVAGVLDVHGVKQNRTIPGKITVSQGAVSMLSEFQVACKDHNIEIPTLVFKKIAESIRVQVSAAYTPYQK, from the coding sequence ATGAAATATATAGCAATTATTTTAATTGCGTGGTTAGGAACAAATCACGCAATACAGGGAACCTTTGTGTCAAAAAATGCCAAAGTGAGCATCTATTCCAAAGCTCCGTTAGAAGACATTGAAGCCACCTCGCAAAAAGGTACATCGGTGTTTAATGCCACTACCGGCGAACTGGCCTTTAGCGTGCCTATCCGCTCGTTAGTTTTCGAAAAATCGATGATGCAGGAGCATTTTAACGAGAACTACATGGAGAGCGATAAGTTCCCCAACGCCACATTTAAAGGTAAGATACAGCAACTGCCCGATCTAAGTAAAGATGGCACGTACCCGGTCAACGTGGCCGGTGTACTGGATGTGCATGGAGTAAAGCAAAACCGTACTATCCCTGGTAAAATAACGGTAAGCCAAGGCGCGGTGAGTATGTTGTCAGAATTCCAGGTGGCGTGTAAAGACCATAACATTGAGATACCTACGCTCGTGTTTAAAAAAATTGCCGAAAGCATCCGCGTGCAGGTTTCGGCTGCTTACACGCCTTATCAAAAGTAA
- a CDS encoding DUF5777 family beta-barrel protein — MKKIIFIALLLTAGYGNVNAQKTKKDTTASATDSLLNSLSGDDKAEPVIATFKATRLILSETSETIKKNNLNFMVIHRFGDIGGTDGGSKTLWGLDNSSDILIGFEYGLTNNLDVDFYRSKYEQLLELGLKYNLVKQKSDDSMPVAITVLARAGLKPYKVETNVYDDYANRLSYFYQAIFARKFSSAFSMQIAPSFLRNNLPFPYLAGNDKNIFSLSAAGRLKFSKRMGIVVDYAHPFSSFRRNSNSPKFYNPLGVGIEIETGGHVFTINFSNSQAISPINYLADTESNWTKGQYRLGFTISRVFDFNSKHKGTNKY, encoded by the coding sequence ATGAAGAAGATTATTTTTATTGCCCTGTTGCTCACGGCGGGCTACGGCAATGTTAACGCACAAAAAACTAAAAAAGACACCACGGCGTCAGCCACCGATTCGTTGCTGAACTCATTGAGCGGGGATGATAAGGCTGAACCTGTAATTGCCACGTTCAAGGCCACCCGTCTCATTTTGAGTGAAACCTCGGAAACCATAAAAAAGAATAACCTCAATTTTATGGTGATACACCGCTTTGGCGATATAGGCGGTACCGACGGCGGCAGCAAAACCTTATGGGGGCTGGATAACTCGTCGGACATATTAATTGGTTTTGAGTATGGACTTACCAATAACCTCGATGTTGATTTTTACCGCAGCAAGTATGAGCAGTTGCTGGAGCTTGGGTTAAAGTATAACCTGGTTAAGCAAAAAAGCGATGATAGTATGCCTGTTGCCATTACCGTGTTGGCTAGGGCAGGACTAAAGCCTTACAAAGTAGAAACCAATGTATATGATGATTACGCTAACCGTTTAAGCTACTTCTACCAGGCTATTTTTGCGCGTAAGTTTTCATCAGCTTTTTCAATGCAGATCGCGCCATCATTTTTGCGCAATAACCTGCCGTTTCCGTACCTGGCAGGTAACGACAAGAATATCTTTTCACTATCGGCCGCTGGTCGCTTAAAATTCAGCAAGCGTATGGGTATTGTAGTTGATTATGCGCATCCGTTTTCTTCGTTCCGCCGCAATAGTAACAGCCCTAAGTTTTACAACCCGCTGGGCGTAGGTATCGAGATAGAAACCGGCGGCCACGTATTCACCATCAACTTTAGTAATTCGCAGGCTATATCGCCCATTAATTACCTGGCCGATACCGAATCGAATTGGACCAAAGGTCAATACCGCCTGGGCTTCACCATATCGCGTGTGTTCGATTTCAATTCTAAGCACAAAGGCACCAATAAGTATTAA